The Lycium barbarum isolate Lr01 chromosome 9, ASM1917538v2, whole genome shotgun sequence genome has a segment encoding these proteins:
- the LOC132611997 gene encoding uncharacterized protein LOC132611997, whose translation MRNELRKLAASQAPPQVHVVQQAIAFCDVCGEGHNSDEFPANPASIYVVGNAGKGQGNNNQYGNSYTPNWRNHLNIRWSDNSGNQKQNYQSVPAPQAPSNSMEEMMKNMMGDMQKMMIDQQKLIADNQNRDLAVRNVERQMGQIVGAQNTRPPGGLPSDTYVNPKPCNVVTLRNGRELEEVTSKKTGRVHVNVPLVDMLQGIRKYAKYIKHIVANKSSFTEYATVALTEECTSRIQNKLSTKLKDTGSFTIEISIGTQVVARALCDLGASINLMPSSIFQKLGLGVPRPTTIVLHLADRSVARPEGIIEDVLVQVGSLTIPADFVILDFEPDLEVPFILGRPFLATGRAPIDVATGQLTMRVHDKVEVFNVYQALKMPAIYEELSAITVLNNDTRRPLITSHDPLKRALVGDDIFDDTAAFEMVQSLDMASIYIQAGEFEHLDRTIGVTPKLSIEEPPTLELKPLPAHLKYAFIGEGDTLPVILAVDHRRG comes from the exons ATGCGCAACGAACTCAGGAAGTTAGCTGCGTCGCAAGCGCCACCACAGGTGCATGTAGTGCAGCAAGCCATAGCCTTTTGTGATGTCTGTGGAGAGGGTCACAACAGTGATGAATTCCCTGCAAATCCCGCATCCATATACGTTGTGGGTAATGCAGGCAAGGGGCAAGGAAACAACAATCAATACGGAAATTCCTACACTCCAAATTGGAGGAACCACCTGAATATCAGGTGGAGTGACAACTCAGGTAATCAGAAGCAGAACTATCAGTCAGTACCTGCTCCTCAAGCTCCCTCAAATAGTATGGAAGAAATGATGAAAAATATGATGGGTGACATGCAGAAGATGATGATAGACCAGCAGAAGTTGATAGCAGATAATCAGAATCGCGATTTGGCAGTGCGGAATGTAGAGAGGCAGATGGGACAGATAGTTGGTGCACAAAATACTAGACCACCtggaggacttccaagtgacacaTATGTGAATCCCAAGCCTTGCAATGTTGTAACTCTGCGAAATGGGCGAGAACTAGAGGAAGTGACTTCAAAGAAAACTGGTCGA GTACACGTGAACGTCCCCCTGGTTGATATGCTGCAGGGTATTCGAAAATATGCTAAGTACATCAAACATATTGTTGCAAACAAGAGCAGTTTCACAGAGTATGCCACggttgcacttactgaggagtgcactTCTCGTATTCAGAACAAGTTGTCCACAAAATTGAAGGATACCGGAAGTTTCACTATTGAGATTTCTATTGGGACACAGGTTGTTGCTCGAGCACTTTGTGATCTAGGTGCAAGTATAAATCTGATGCCATCGTCTATCTTCCAGAAGCTAGGTTTGGGAGTGCCCAGACCAACCACTATAGTTCTTCATCTGGCAGACAGATCGGTAGCAAGACCCGAAGGCATTATTGAAGATGTATTAGTACAAGTAGGGTCGTTGACAATTCCTGCTGACTTTGTGATATTGGATTTCGAGCCAGACCTGGAAGTCCCATTTATTTTGGGGCGTCCGTTCTTGGCTACAGGGAGAGCACCTATTGATGTAGCTACTGGGCAGCTCACCATGCGAGTACATGATAAAGTAGAGGTCTTCAATGTATACCAAGCTTTGAAGATGCCTGCAATATATGAGGAGTTGTCCGCCATTACTGTTCTGAATAATGATACACGAAGGCCACTCATCACTTCTCATGATCCTTTGAAGAGAGCCTTAGTGGGGGATGATATTTTTGATGACACGGCGGCGTTTGAGATGGTGCAGAGTCTGGATATGGCGAGTATTTATATTCAGGCAGGCGAGTTTGAGCACTTAGACAGGACAATAGGAGTAACTCCGAAGTTATCAATTGAAGAGCCTCCGACGTTAGAATTGAAGCCCCTGCCCGCTCATCTTAAATATGCATTCATAGGTGAGGGGGATACCTTGCCAGTGATATTGGCTGTTGACCACCGAAGAGGTTAA